Proteins from a genomic interval of Physeter macrocephalus isolate SW-GA chromosome 21, ASM283717v5, whole genome shotgun sequence:
- the MAMLD1 gene encoding mastermind-like domain-containing protein 1 isoform X2, whose product MDDWKSRLVIKSMLPHFAMVGNRQEPRKLQESPQGTIKRRQEGETFQLSGMAEGGYPNKIKRPCLEDVTLSMGPSAHPSTACAELQVPALPVNPSSAAMGAAGHSLLLENNPMNGSVVGSPFVVPPTAEMGPKGPPLSYYDKANAVPAVDQELQDLLEELTKIQEPSPSELDLEKILGSKPEDPLVLDHPPAALGVTPKPAVQMPHLESLGSGKDFASSCGQVPGVSLQIPPSSAGLSYVIPSTSKQMVSPSSSTARAKSQAALPPLQVPQWHHAHQLKALAASKQGSGTKQRGPAPGWSGLPLPGLSPPYGPMPSPQPLQPFSPQGLMVSCMSSSSLPASALQGSPNALPSSVAPSSGAALGPAVTYAPERLPSPALQQQPPYSPQPSVLANLVSSTIKHPQGHLISTLPASNPGPSTPYRPEKLSSPGLPQQSFTPQRPPIRSLAPTSSPLGPQQPQLQLPPPLPASAILKPVATGSPRALSLIMQQGLAGPSPGAPDPFTFGHTKPLSHFVSEPVPPKMPSVPAASRQPALLHYLQQPTPTPASSATASSAATAGLQPRQQPDAASFLLQHVTQQPRRVQRSVASESVPSLPRRACCQLFSWTSAAGLGECQHQHPSRQDPQPGAVSPSNITHVDKACKLGEARPPQVSLGRQPPSCQALGSESFLPGSSFAQELARVTSSYSTSEAAPWGGWDPKAWRQVPAPLLPSCDAVAREAEIRSYGNDP is encoded by the exons cCACAGGGAACCATCaagaggagacaggaaggagaaaCTTTCCAGCTTTCAGGCATGGCCGAAGGAGGTTACCCTAATAAAATTAAGAGACCATGCCTTGAAGATGTCACCCTTTCGATGGGCCCCAGCGCCCATCCCAGCACAGCCTGTGCAGAGCTGCAGGTTCCTGCGTTACCCGTGAACCCTAGCTCTGCAGCGATGGGAGCAGCTGGCCATTCGTTACTGCTCGAAAATAACCCCATGAACGGCAGCGTGGTGGGCTCACCGTTTGTGGTGCCGCCAACTGCGGAAATGGGACCGAAAGGCCCCCCGCTTTCTTACTATGACAAGGCCAACGCTGTGCCCGCTGTGGACCAGGAACTTCAAGATCTGCTGGAGGAGCTAACAAAAATCCAAGAACCTTCTCCGAGTGAGCTCGACCTTGAAAAAATCCTGGGAAGCAAGCCGGAAGACCCGCTGGTCTTAGATCACCCGCCGGCAGCCCTGGGCGTGACTCCCAAGCCTGCGGTTCAGATGCCACACTTGGAGAGCCTTGGGTCCGGCAAGGACTTCGCTTCGAGTTGCGGCCAGGTCCCTGGCGTGTCGCTTCAAATCCCGCCCTCCTCCGCGGGGCTCAGCTACGTCATTCCCTCCACCAGTAAGCAGATGGTCTCCCCCAGTTCTTCAACGGCACGGGCCAAGAGCCAGGCTGCCTTGCCTCCGCTCCAGGTGCCCCAGTGGCATCACGCCCACCAGCTGAAGGCGCTGGCGGCCAGCAAGCAGGGCTCTGGCACGAAGCAGCGGGGCCCCGCTCCCGGTTGGTCTGGCCTGCCTCTTCCCGGCCTCTCCCCGCCTTACGGCCCGATGCCCTCACCGCAGCCGCTGCAGCCGTTCAGCCCTCAGGGCCTCATGGTGTCCTGCATGTCATCGAGCAGCCTGCCGGCGAGCGCTCTGCAGGGCTCTCCCAACGCCTTACCGTCCAGCGTGGCGCCCAGCAGCGGCGCTGCCCTGGGGCCGGCCGTGACCTATGCCCCCGAGAGGCTCCCCAGCCCCGCGCTCCAGCAGCAGCCGCCGTACAGCCCGCAGCCCTCCGTCCTTGCCAACCTGGTGTCCTCCACCATCAAACACCCCCAAGGGCACCTGATATCCACCCTGCCCGCCAGCAACCCGGGGCCCTCCACCCCCTACCGCCCAGAGAAGCTGTCCAGCCCCGGCCTGCCGCAGCAGTCCTTCACCCCACAGCGCCCCCCGATCCGGAGCCTCGCTCCCACCAGCAGCCCGCTCGGCCCGCAGCAGCCGCAGCTGCAGCTGCCGCCGCCTCTGCCAGCCAGTGCCATCCTCAAGCCCGTGGCCACCGGCTCACCCAGAGCCCTGAGCCTGATCATGCAGCAGGGGCTGGCCGGCCCCAGCCCGGGAGCCCCGGACCCTTTCACTTTCGGCCACACCAAGCCCCTGTCACACTTCGTCTCTGAGCCGGTCCCCCCGAAGATGCCCTCGGTGCCCGCCGCGTCTCGGCAGCCCGCCCTGCTCCACTACCTGCAGCAGCCGACGCCGACGCCGGCCTCTTCTGCCACCGCCTCGTCCGCGGCCACAGCCGGCTTGCAGCCGCGGCAGCAGCCGGACGCTGCTTCGTTCCTTCTGCAGCACGTGACGCAGCAGCCGCGGCGTGTTCAGCGGTCGGTGGCCTCGGAGTCCGTGCCTTCTCTGCCCAGACGG GCCTGTTGCCAGCTGTTTTCGTGGACTTCTGCAGCTGGCTTGGGGGAGTGCCAGCATCAGCATCCTAGCAGGCAAGATCCTCAGCCTGGAGCCGTGTCACCATCTAACATT ACTCATGTAGACAAAGCCTGCAAGCTTGGGGAAGCCAGGCCCCCCCAGGTCAGCCTCGGGCGACAGCCCCCatcctgccaggccctggggagtgAGTCCTTCCTGCCCGGCAGCTCCTTTGCTCAGGAGCTGGCCCGAGTCACCTCCTCGTACAGCACCTCAGAGGCAGCGCCCTGGGGCGGCTGGGATCCGAAGGCCTGGAGGCAGGTGCCCGCTCCACTACTGCCTAGCTGCGACGCCGTCG
- the MAMLD1 gene encoding mastermind-like domain-containing protein 1 isoform X5 codes for MDDWKSRLVIKSMLPHFAMVGNRQEPRKLQESPQGTIKRRQEGETFQLSGMAEGGYPNKIKRPCLEDVTLSMGPSAHPSTACAELQVPALPVNPSSAAMGAAGHSLLLENNPMNGSVVGSPFVVPPTAEMGPKGPPLSYYDKANAVPAVDQELQDLLEELTKIQEPSPSELDLEKILGSKPEDPLVLDHPPAALGVTPKPAVQMPHLESLGSGKDFASSCGQVPGVSLQIPPSSAGLSYVIPSTSKQMVSPSSSTARAKSQAALPPLQVPQWHHAHQLKALAASKQGSGTKQRGPAPGWSGLPLPGLSPPYGPMPSPQPLQPFSPQGLMVSCMSSSSLPASALQGSPNALPSSVAPSSGAALGPAVTYAPERLPSPALQQQPPYSPQPSVLANLVSSTIKHPQGHLISTLPASNPGPSTPYRPEKLSSPGLPQQSFTPQRPPIRSLAPTSSPLGPQQPQLQLPPPLPASAILKPVATGSPRALSLIMQQGLAGPSPGAPDPFTFGHTKPLSHFVSEPVPPKMPSVPAASRQPALLHYLQQPTPTPASSATASSAATAGLQPRQQPDAASFLLQHVTQQPRRVQRSVASESVPSLPRRTHVDKACKLGEARPPQVSLGRQPPSCQALGSESFLPGSSFAQELARVTSSYSTSEAAPWGGWDPKAWRQVPAPLLPSCDAVAREAEIRSYGNDP; via the exons cCACAGGGAACCATCaagaggagacaggaaggagaaaCTTTCCAGCTTTCAGGCATGGCCGAAGGAGGTTACCCTAATAAAATTAAGAGACCATGCCTTGAAGATGTCACCCTTTCGATGGGCCCCAGCGCCCATCCCAGCACAGCCTGTGCAGAGCTGCAGGTTCCTGCGTTACCCGTGAACCCTAGCTCTGCAGCGATGGGAGCAGCTGGCCATTCGTTACTGCTCGAAAATAACCCCATGAACGGCAGCGTGGTGGGCTCACCGTTTGTGGTGCCGCCAACTGCGGAAATGGGACCGAAAGGCCCCCCGCTTTCTTACTATGACAAGGCCAACGCTGTGCCCGCTGTGGACCAGGAACTTCAAGATCTGCTGGAGGAGCTAACAAAAATCCAAGAACCTTCTCCGAGTGAGCTCGACCTTGAAAAAATCCTGGGAAGCAAGCCGGAAGACCCGCTGGTCTTAGATCACCCGCCGGCAGCCCTGGGCGTGACTCCCAAGCCTGCGGTTCAGATGCCACACTTGGAGAGCCTTGGGTCCGGCAAGGACTTCGCTTCGAGTTGCGGCCAGGTCCCTGGCGTGTCGCTTCAAATCCCGCCCTCCTCCGCGGGGCTCAGCTACGTCATTCCCTCCACCAGTAAGCAGATGGTCTCCCCCAGTTCTTCAACGGCACGGGCCAAGAGCCAGGCTGCCTTGCCTCCGCTCCAGGTGCCCCAGTGGCATCACGCCCACCAGCTGAAGGCGCTGGCGGCCAGCAAGCAGGGCTCTGGCACGAAGCAGCGGGGCCCCGCTCCCGGTTGGTCTGGCCTGCCTCTTCCCGGCCTCTCCCCGCCTTACGGCCCGATGCCCTCACCGCAGCCGCTGCAGCCGTTCAGCCCTCAGGGCCTCATGGTGTCCTGCATGTCATCGAGCAGCCTGCCGGCGAGCGCTCTGCAGGGCTCTCCCAACGCCTTACCGTCCAGCGTGGCGCCCAGCAGCGGCGCTGCCCTGGGGCCGGCCGTGACCTATGCCCCCGAGAGGCTCCCCAGCCCCGCGCTCCAGCAGCAGCCGCCGTACAGCCCGCAGCCCTCCGTCCTTGCCAACCTGGTGTCCTCCACCATCAAACACCCCCAAGGGCACCTGATATCCACCCTGCCCGCCAGCAACCCGGGGCCCTCCACCCCCTACCGCCCAGAGAAGCTGTCCAGCCCCGGCCTGCCGCAGCAGTCCTTCACCCCACAGCGCCCCCCGATCCGGAGCCTCGCTCCCACCAGCAGCCCGCTCGGCCCGCAGCAGCCGCAGCTGCAGCTGCCGCCGCCTCTGCCAGCCAGTGCCATCCTCAAGCCCGTGGCCACCGGCTCACCCAGAGCCCTGAGCCTGATCATGCAGCAGGGGCTGGCCGGCCCCAGCCCGGGAGCCCCGGACCCTTTCACTTTCGGCCACACCAAGCCCCTGTCACACTTCGTCTCTGAGCCGGTCCCCCCGAAGATGCCCTCGGTGCCCGCCGCGTCTCGGCAGCCCGCCCTGCTCCACTACCTGCAGCAGCCGACGCCGACGCCGGCCTCTTCTGCCACCGCCTCGTCCGCGGCCACAGCCGGCTTGCAGCCGCGGCAGCAGCCGGACGCTGCTTCGTTCCTTCTGCAGCACGTGACGCAGCAGCCGCGGCGTGTTCAGCGGTCGGTGGCCTCGGAGTCCGTGCCTTCTCTGCCCAGACGG ACTCATGTAGACAAAGCCTGCAAGCTTGGGGAAGCCAGGCCCCCCCAGGTCAGCCTCGGGCGACAGCCCCCatcctgccaggccctggggagtgAGTCCTTCCTGCCCGGCAGCTCCTTTGCTCAGGAGCTGGCCCGAGTCACCTCCTCGTACAGCACCTCAGAGGCAGCGCCCTGGGGCGGCTGGGATCCGAAGGCCTGGAGGCAGGTGCCCGCTCCACTACTGCCTAGCTGCGACGCCGTCG
- the MAMLD1 gene encoding mastermind-like domain-containing protein 1 isoform X3, with product MDDWKSRLVIKSMLPHFAMVGNRQEPRKLQESGTIKRRQEGETFQLSGMAEGGYPNKIKRPCLEDVTLSMGPSAHPSTACAELQVPALPVNPSSAAMGAAGHSLLLENNPMNGSVVGSPFVVPPTAEMGPKGPPLSYYDKANAVPAVDQELQDLLEELTKIQEPSPSELDLEKILGSKPEDPLVLDHPPAALGVTPKPAVQMPHLESLGSGKDFASSCGQVPGVSLQIPPSSAGLSYVIPSTSKQMVSPSSSTARAKSQAALPPLQVPQWHHAHQLKALAASKQGSGTKQRGPAPGWSGLPLPGLSPPYGPMPSPQPLQPFSPQGLMVSCMSSSSLPASALQGSPNALPSSVAPSSGAALGPAVTYAPERLPSPALQQQPPYSPQPSVLANLVSSTIKHPQGHLISTLPASNPGPSTPYRPEKLSSPGLPQQSFTPQRPPIRSLAPTSSPLGPQQPQLQLPPPLPASAILKPVATGSPRALSLIMQQGLAGPSPGAPDPFTFGHTKPLSHFVSEPVPPKMPSVPAASRQPALLHYLQQPTPTPASSATASSAATAGLQPRQQPDAASFLLQHVTQQPRRVQRSVASESVPSLPRRACCQLFSWTSAAGLGECQHQHPSRQDPQPGAVSPSNITHVDKACKLGEARPPQVSLGRQPPSCQALGSESFLPGSSFAQELARVTSSYSTSEAAPWGGWDPKAWRQVPAPLLPSCDAVAREAEIRSYGNDP from the exons GGAACCATCaagaggagacaggaaggagaaaCTTTCCAGCTTTCAGGCATGGCCGAAGGAGGTTACCCTAATAAAATTAAGAGACCATGCCTTGAAGATGTCACCCTTTCGATGGGCCCCAGCGCCCATCCCAGCACAGCCTGTGCAGAGCTGCAGGTTCCTGCGTTACCCGTGAACCCTAGCTCTGCAGCGATGGGAGCAGCTGGCCATTCGTTACTGCTCGAAAATAACCCCATGAACGGCAGCGTGGTGGGCTCACCGTTTGTGGTGCCGCCAACTGCGGAAATGGGACCGAAAGGCCCCCCGCTTTCTTACTATGACAAGGCCAACGCTGTGCCCGCTGTGGACCAGGAACTTCAAGATCTGCTGGAGGAGCTAACAAAAATCCAAGAACCTTCTCCGAGTGAGCTCGACCTTGAAAAAATCCTGGGAAGCAAGCCGGAAGACCCGCTGGTCTTAGATCACCCGCCGGCAGCCCTGGGCGTGACTCCCAAGCCTGCGGTTCAGATGCCACACTTGGAGAGCCTTGGGTCCGGCAAGGACTTCGCTTCGAGTTGCGGCCAGGTCCCTGGCGTGTCGCTTCAAATCCCGCCCTCCTCCGCGGGGCTCAGCTACGTCATTCCCTCCACCAGTAAGCAGATGGTCTCCCCCAGTTCTTCAACGGCACGGGCCAAGAGCCAGGCTGCCTTGCCTCCGCTCCAGGTGCCCCAGTGGCATCACGCCCACCAGCTGAAGGCGCTGGCGGCCAGCAAGCAGGGCTCTGGCACGAAGCAGCGGGGCCCCGCTCCCGGTTGGTCTGGCCTGCCTCTTCCCGGCCTCTCCCCGCCTTACGGCCCGATGCCCTCACCGCAGCCGCTGCAGCCGTTCAGCCCTCAGGGCCTCATGGTGTCCTGCATGTCATCGAGCAGCCTGCCGGCGAGCGCTCTGCAGGGCTCTCCCAACGCCTTACCGTCCAGCGTGGCGCCCAGCAGCGGCGCTGCCCTGGGGCCGGCCGTGACCTATGCCCCCGAGAGGCTCCCCAGCCCCGCGCTCCAGCAGCAGCCGCCGTACAGCCCGCAGCCCTCCGTCCTTGCCAACCTGGTGTCCTCCACCATCAAACACCCCCAAGGGCACCTGATATCCACCCTGCCCGCCAGCAACCCGGGGCCCTCCACCCCCTACCGCCCAGAGAAGCTGTCCAGCCCCGGCCTGCCGCAGCAGTCCTTCACCCCACAGCGCCCCCCGATCCGGAGCCTCGCTCCCACCAGCAGCCCGCTCGGCCCGCAGCAGCCGCAGCTGCAGCTGCCGCCGCCTCTGCCAGCCAGTGCCATCCTCAAGCCCGTGGCCACCGGCTCACCCAGAGCCCTGAGCCTGATCATGCAGCAGGGGCTGGCCGGCCCCAGCCCGGGAGCCCCGGACCCTTTCACTTTCGGCCACACCAAGCCCCTGTCACACTTCGTCTCTGAGCCGGTCCCCCCGAAGATGCCCTCGGTGCCCGCCGCGTCTCGGCAGCCCGCCCTGCTCCACTACCTGCAGCAGCCGACGCCGACGCCGGCCTCTTCTGCCACCGCCTCGTCCGCGGCCACAGCCGGCTTGCAGCCGCGGCAGCAGCCGGACGCTGCTTCGTTCCTTCTGCAGCACGTGACGCAGCAGCCGCGGCGTGTTCAGCGGTCGGTGGCCTCGGAGTCCGTGCCTTCTCTGCCCAGACGG GCCTGTTGCCAGCTGTTTTCGTGGACTTCTGCAGCTGGCTTGGGGGAGTGCCAGCATCAGCATCCTAGCAGGCAAGATCCTCAGCCTGGAGCCGTGTCACCATCTAACATT ACTCATGTAGACAAAGCCTGCAAGCTTGGGGAAGCCAGGCCCCCCCAGGTCAGCCTCGGGCGACAGCCCCCatcctgccaggccctggggagtgAGTCCTTCCTGCCCGGCAGCTCCTTTGCTCAGGAGCTGGCCCGAGTCACCTCCTCGTACAGCACCTCAGAGGCAGCGCCCTGGGGCGGCTGGGATCCGAAGGCCTGGAGGCAGGTGCCCGCTCCACTACTGCCTAGCTGCGACGCCGTCG
- the MAMLD1 gene encoding mastermind-like domain-containing protein 1 isoform X6, giving the protein MDDWKSRLVIKSMLPHFAMVGNRQEPRKLQESGTIKRRQEGETFQLSGMAEGGYPNKIKRPCLEDVTLSMGPSAHPSTACAELQVPALPVNPSSAAMGAAGHSLLLENNPMNGSVVGSPFVVPPTAEMGPKGPPLSYYDKANAVPAVDQELQDLLEELTKIQEPSPSELDLEKILGSKPEDPLVLDHPPAALGVTPKPAVQMPHLESLGSGKDFASSCGQVPGVSLQIPPSSAGLSYVIPSTSKQMVSPSSSTARAKSQAALPPLQVPQWHHAHQLKALAASKQGSGTKQRGPAPGWSGLPLPGLSPPYGPMPSPQPLQPFSPQGLMVSCMSSSSLPASALQGSPNALPSSVAPSSGAALGPAVTYAPERLPSPALQQQPPYSPQPSVLANLVSSTIKHPQGHLISTLPASNPGPSTPYRPEKLSSPGLPQQSFTPQRPPIRSLAPTSSPLGPQQPQLQLPPPLPASAILKPVATGSPRALSLIMQQGLAGPSPGAPDPFTFGHTKPLSHFVSEPVPPKMPSVPAASRQPALLHYLQQPTPTPASSATASSAATAGLQPRQQPDAASFLLQHVTQQPRRVQRSVASESVPSLPRRTHVDKACKLGEARPPQVSLGRQPPSCQALGSESFLPGSSFAQELARVTSSYSTSEAAPWGGWDPKAWRQVPAPLLPSCDAVAREAEIRSYGNDP; this is encoded by the exons GGAACCATCaagaggagacaggaaggagaaaCTTTCCAGCTTTCAGGCATGGCCGAAGGAGGTTACCCTAATAAAATTAAGAGACCATGCCTTGAAGATGTCACCCTTTCGATGGGCCCCAGCGCCCATCCCAGCACAGCCTGTGCAGAGCTGCAGGTTCCTGCGTTACCCGTGAACCCTAGCTCTGCAGCGATGGGAGCAGCTGGCCATTCGTTACTGCTCGAAAATAACCCCATGAACGGCAGCGTGGTGGGCTCACCGTTTGTGGTGCCGCCAACTGCGGAAATGGGACCGAAAGGCCCCCCGCTTTCTTACTATGACAAGGCCAACGCTGTGCCCGCTGTGGACCAGGAACTTCAAGATCTGCTGGAGGAGCTAACAAAAATCCAAGAACCTTCTCCGAGTGAGCTCGACCTTGAAAAAATCCTGGGAAGCAAGCCGGAAGACCCGCTGGTCTTAGATCACCCGCCGGCAGCCCTGGGCGTGACTCCCAAGCCTGCGGTTCAGATGCCACACTTGGAGAGCCTTGGGTCCGGCAAGGACTTCGCTTCGAGTTGCGGCCAGGTCCCTGGCGTGTCGCTTCAAATCCCGCCCTCCTCCGCGGGGCTCAGCTACGTCATTCCCTCCACCAGTAAGCAGATGGTCTCCCCCAGTTCTTCAACGGCACGGGCCAAGAGCCAGGCTGCCTTGCCTCCGCTCCAGGTGCCCCAGTGGCATCACGCCCACCAGCTGAAGGCGCTGGCGGCCAGCAAGCAGGGCTCTGGCACGAAGCAGCGGGGCCCCGCTCCCGGTTGGTCTGGCCTGCCTCTTCCCGGCCTCTCCCCGCCTTACGGCCCGATGCCCTCACCGCAGCCGCTGCAGCCGTTCAGCCCTCAGGGCCTCATGGTGTCCTGCATGTCATCGAGCAGCCTGCCGGCGAGCGCTCTGCAGGGCTCTCCCAACGCCTTACCGTCCAGCGTGGCGCCCAGCAGCGGCGCTGCCCTGGGGCCGGCCGTGACCTATGCCCCCGAGAGGCTCCCCAGCCCCGCGCTCCAGCAGCAGCCGCCGTACAGCCCGCAGCCCTCCGTCCTTGCCAACCTGGTGTCCTCCACCATCAAACACCCCCAAGGGCACCTGATATCCACCCTGCCCGCCAGCAACCCGGGGCCCTCCACCCCCTACCGCCCAGAGAAGCTGTCCAGCCCCGGCCTGCCGCAGCAGTCCTTCACCCCACAGCGCCCCCCGATCCGGAGCCTCGCTCCCACCAGCAGCCCGCTCGGCCCGCAGCAGCCGCAGCTGCAGCTGCCGCCGCCTCTGCCAGCCAGTGCCATCCTCAAGCCCGTGGCCACCGGCTCACCCAGAGCCCTGAGCCTGATCATGCAGCAGGGGCTGGCCGGCCCCAGCCCGGGAGCCCCGGACCCTTTCACTTTCGGCCACACCAAGCCCCTGTCACACTTCGTCTCTGAGCCGGTCCCCCCGAAGATGCCCTCGGTGCCCGCCGCGTCTCGGCAGCCCGCCCTGCTCCACTACCTGCAGCAGCCGACGCCGACGCCGGCCTCTTCTGCCACCGCCTCGTCCGCGGCCACAGCCGGCTTGCAGCCGCGGCAGCAGCCGGACGCTGCTTCGTTCCTTCTGCAGCACGTGACGCAGCAGCCGCGGCGTGTTCAGCGGTCGGTGGCCTCGGAGTCCGTGCCTTCTCTGCCCAGACGG ACTCATGTAGACAAAGCCTGCAAGCTTGGGGAAGCCAGGCCCCCCCAGGTCAGCCTCGGGCGACAGCCCCCatcctgccaggccctggggagtgAGTCCTTCCTGCCCGGCAGCTCCTTTGCTCAGGAGCTGGCCCGAGTCACCTCCTCGTACAGCACCTCAGAGGCAGCGCCCTGGGGCGGCTGGGATCCGAAGGCCTGGAGGCAGGTGCCCGCTCCACTACTGCCTAGCTGCGACGCCGTCG